The following are from one region of the Natrinema sp. HArc-T2 genome:
- a CDS encoding NRAMP family divalent metal transporter has product MSEQSASASTSTSAVVDAVPGGEVIHGALYRYGLGVLFAANVFGAGSVYILADTGANFAYSLLWVLPLAFLVDIALHDMSARLAVTDEPLADYIVDVLPLGGSTLLIGISLMSGLWAVSNYAVAGAALAWLIPGLDNVLVGIVLAAGIGIAIVQMKVYDRIEAAIAAMVFAVFSSYGLLLLGLNVPWQSVAAGLQPILQTEIGYLTAVIALLGTTVYWPNFFIQSSIQPTKEWTDIWEYRRDNAAGIATTLVIGSFVMIVSAVTLSGGEMSLTTPGKPLASILGEYALVVFILAAFLASISSATGTLFGAGFMVPQALGRDTVFGDAAFRRTVIALIVLSAITALPMLIYTGFGPVEMAIIMPAVNGAIGLPVTVFALIGAVNRFHDIDWYENAAFIAAGLVLLVGSLLTVQSLYETILSIL; this is encoded by the coding sequence GTGAGCGAGCAGTCCGCGTCGGCGTCCACGTCGACATCAGCAGTCGTCGACGCAGTCCCGGGCGGCGAAGTGATCCACGGAGCTCTCTACAGGTACGGACTGGGCGTGCTGTTCGCTGCCAACGTCTTCGGTGCGGGATCGGTATACATCCTCGCTGACACGGGTGCGAACTTCGCGTACTCCTTGCTGTGGGTGCTACCGCTTGCCTTCCTCGTCGACATCGCGCTGCACGACATGAGCGCGCGACTCGCCGTGACCGACGAACCGCTCGCCGACTACATCGTCGACGTACTCCCGCTCGGCGGCTCGACGCTGCTGATCGGCATCTCACTGATGTCCGGACTGTGGGCCGTCTCGAACTACGCGGTCGCGGGTGCAGCCCTGGCCTGGCTGATCCCCGGTCTCGACAACGTCCTCGTCGGGATCGTCCTCGCGGCCGGGATCGGCATCGCCATCGTCCAGATGAAGGTCTACGACCGGATCGAAGCGGCGATCGCCGCGATGGTGTTCGCCGTGTTCAGCTCCTACGGCCTGTTGCTGCTCGGCCTCAATGTGCCGTGGCAATCGGTCGCGGCCGGCCTGCAGCCGATCCTGCAGACCGAAATCGGCTACCTTACTGCGGTCATCGCCCTGCTGGGAACGACGGTCTACTGGCCAAACTTCTTCATTCAGTCGAGCATCCAGCCGACCAAGGAATGGACCGACATCTGGGAGTACCGTCGGGACAACGCCGCCGGGATCGCGACGACGCTCGTCATCGGTAGCTTCGTGATGATCGTCTCGGCGGTCACACTCTCCGGCGGTGAGATGTCGTTGACGACGCCTGGAAAACCGCTCGCGTCGATCCTCGGCGAGTACGCGCTCGTGGTGTTCATCCTCGCGGCGTTTCTCGCCTCGATCTCTTCGGCTACCGGGACGCTGTTTGGAGCCGGCTTCATGGTGCCACAGGCGCTCGGACGAGACACGGTCTTCGGTGATGCCGCGTTCCGACGAACGGTTATCGCGCTGATCGTCCTCTCGGCGATCACTGCGCTTCCGATGCTCATCTACACCGGTTTCGGACCGGTCGAAATGGCGATCATCATGCCGGCCGTCAACGGCGCGATCGGCCTTCCGGTCACCGTCTTCGCGCTCATCGGTGCCGTCAACAGGTTTCACGACATCGACTGGTATGAAAACGCTGCGTTCATCGCGGCGGGACTCGTCCTGCTCGTCGGGAGCCTTCTGACCGTCCAGTCGCTCTACGAAACGATCCTGTCCATCCTCTAA
- a CDS encoding sulfite exporter TauE/SafE family protein translates to MTTHVVQEMIALDLGLSLILLLVSIAFFSGIGITTIGPGGIFVTIALYSLTPLASSQVAGTAHATFVVTGLVGSAAYLHSGEMNTGESRAIAVILSGASVFGALAGASVNQFVPRSVFGLLLGGVAMAVGGIILYRERRGFSPVYDLEPLTRFGQAVLAGLGFALGIASGLLGIGGPVLAVPALVLVGVPMLLAVAVAQVQSIFIATFAASGYFLQGNVLVPLAVVVGTPLLLGVVIGWRVAHLVDPERLKVALGIVLLAVGPYLAL, encoded by the coding sequence ATGACAACACACGTCGTGCAAGAGATGATTGCACTCGATCTCGGTCTCTCGCTGATCCTGTTGCTCGTCTCGATCGCGTTCTTTTCGGGGATCGGCATCACCACCATCGGACCCGGCGGGATCTTCGTGACGATTGCACTCTACTCGCTGACGCCGCTTGCCTCGAGTCAGGTCGCCGGCACCGCCCACGCCACGTTCGTCGTCACGGGGCTCGTCGGCAGTGCGGCCTACCTCCACTCGGGGGAGATGAACACCGGCGAGAGTCGCGCGATTGCAGTCATTCTTAGCGGCGCGAGTGTCTTCGGCGCGCTCGCTGGGGCATCGGTCAACCAGTTCGTTCCGCGCTCCGTCTTCGGGCTCTTGCTTGGCGGCGTCGCGATGGCCGTCGGCGGGATCATCCTCTATCGCGAACGGCGGGGGTTTAGCCCGGTCTACGACCTCGAGCCGCTGACTCGCTTCGGGCAAGCGGTCCTTGCGGGGCTCGGGTTTGCCCTCGGGATTGCCAGCGGCCTGCTGGGGATCGGCGGACCAGTGCTCGCCGTCCCCGCGCTGGTGCTCGTCGGTGTTCCGATGTTGCTCGCCGTCGCCGTCGCGCAGGTCCAGTCGATCTTTATTGCGACGTTCGCGGCCTCGGGCTACTTCCTGCAGGGGAACGTCCTCGTCCCACTCGCGGTCGTCGTCGGCACGCCGCTGTTGCTCGGCGTCGTCATCGGCTGGCGCGTCGCCCATCTCGTCGACCCCGAGCGACTGAAAGTCGCGCTGGGGATCGTCCTCCTCGCCGTCGGACCCTACCTTGCGCTGTGA
- a CDS encoding universal stress protein, whose protein sequence is MPPRILVPFDDSEPAREALAYALELFPDGEFVVVTVADTTSVPYIPNTADDADTAHDPEELLDDAIDQLAAAEAIADEHGVDIDIRTRTGTPAQEILAVAERDAIDHVVIGSHGRSGVARLLLGSVAEVVVRHSSVPVTVVR, encoded by the coding sequence ATGCCACCGCGGATCCTCGTCCCGTTCGACGACTCCGAACCCGCTCGCGAGGCACTCGCGTACGCGCTCGAGCTGTTTCCCGACGGCGAGTTCGTCGTGGTGACCGTCGCCGATACGACCTCAGTGCCGTACATCCCGAACACCGCGGACGATGCCGACACGGCCCACGACCCCGAGGAGTTGCTCGACGACGCCATCGACCAGCTGGCCGCGGCCGAAGCCATCGCCGACGAGCACGGCGTCGATATCGACATCCGAACGCGAACGGGAACGCCGGCCCAGGAGATCCTTGCCGTCGCCGAGCGCGACGCCATCGACCACGTCGTCATCGGCAGCCACGGGCGCTCCGGCGTCGCGCGGCTCTTGCTCGGCAGCGTCGCCGAAGTCGTCGTTCGGCACTCGTCGGTCCCGGTCACCGTGGTTCGGTGA
- a CDS encoding two pore domain potassium channel family protein produces MNPVYLAVGITLLVGGIVDILWTTLWVDGGSGPISGRFTTAVWKGLRRMTRDNDRALSLAGPLILTLTLVLWIGLLWVGWTFVFASYPTALVDTRTGGTADWWGRFYYVAYTMFTDGNGDYTPLYGGDLWEVASAFTTATGMAFVTLGVSYVLTVLGAVSDKRSFASTVTGLGGRSEAFVRAGWNGQNFDGLERILETLGSDLSTLAEQHKSYPILHYYHSEKGERASAVAVPIFDESLTLFRHAIPDEASPDPAVVESARSSAQSYLETLDESFIEPEPAVPRSPNLERLRADDIPTVSDPAFAEALSELTDRRRHLLGVVEADAWEWPPLEE; encoded by the coding sequence ATGAACCCGGTCTATCTCGCCGTCGGAATCACGCTACTCGTCGGCGGGATTGTCGACATCCTCTGGACGACGCTATGGGTCGACGGTGGTTCGGGGCCGATCTCCGGTCGGTTCACGACCGCCGTCTGGAAGGGGCTCCGTCGTATGACGCGAGACAACGACCGGGCGCTCAGCCTCGCTGGTCCACTCATACTCACGCTGACACTCGTGTTGTGGATCGGCCTCCTCTGGGTCGGCTGGACGTTCGTCTTCGCTAGCTATCCGACCGCGCTGGTCGACACGCGCACTGGCGGGACCGCCGACTGGTGGGGGCGGTTCTACTACGTCGCCTACACGATGTTCACGGACGGAAACGGCGACTACACCCCGCTGTACGGCGGCGACCTCTGGGAAGTCGCCAGCGCGTTCACGACCGCCACGGGCATGGCCTTCGTCACGCTCGGCGTCTCCTACGTTCTCACCGTGCTTGGAGCCGTCTCCGACAAGCGCTCCTTTGCCAGCACCGTCACGGGACTAGGTGGGCGCAGCGAGGCGTTCGTCCGTGCGGGCTGGAACGGCCAGAATTTCGACGGCCTCGAGCGAATCCTCGAGACGCTCGGCTCGGATCTGAGCACGCTGGCCGAGCAACACAAATCATACCCAATCCTACACTATTACCACAGCGAGAAGGGCGAACGTGCCTCGGCCGTGGCCGTCCCTATCTTCGACGAGTCGCTCACGCTCTTTCGACACGCCATCCCGGACGAGGCAAGCCCCGATCCGGCGGTCGTCGAGAGCGCGCGCTCGAGCGCCCAGAGCTACCTCGAGACGCTCGACGAGTCCTTTATCGAGCCCGAGCCTGCGGTCCCCCGATCGCCGAACCTCGAGCGGCTCCGTGCGGACGACATCCCGACCGTCTCGGATCCGGCGTTCGCCGAGGCACTCTCGGAGCTAACCGACCGCCGCCGGCACTTACTCGGCGTGGTCGAAGCCGACGCCTGGGAGTGGCCGCCGCTCGAAGAGTGA
- a CDS encoding DNA topoisomerase VI subunit B: MTSFQSTLGDEPGIAEELAESQQSISIAEFFEKNKHMLGFDSGARGLVTAVKEAVDNALDAAEEAGILPDIYVEIQEAGDYYRLIVEDNGPGLTKESLPKVFGKLLYGSRFHAREQSRGQQGIGISAAVLYSQLTSGKPAKITSRTQGSDEAEYFELIVDTDNNEPEISVEETTTWDRPHGTRIELEMEANMRARGQLHDYIKHTAVVNPHARLELREPQEHFKFERATDQLPAETEEIRPHPHGVELGTVMKMLAATDSQTVSGFVQEEFTRVGKKTADSIIDAFRDRYYGREMRWRPPASHEEIDIQAAVEDATANKGPDATTAFADAIADAVAAEDRIAHHELLVTVDSAAAAVADDHGTTFGDTVRENAVEAVWLELIDAAEADDASPSDGDSRLVVDLHDLADDATSTRKDDETIHAFADRLAGKFEDLEDDRHRLTRAALREFVDRAADLTEEYDDVSFGETARENVVEAVWGVMATVPDDPPLVRELNGDRDATSDLVDAMRATDIMAPPTRCLSPISEELITAGLEKEFDADFYASATRDAGVSGGDPFIVEAGIAYGGDLPAEGTGEVMRFANRVPLVYQRGACATTDVVKSIGWRNYGLDQPGGSGLPNGPVVIMVHVASTNVPFTSESKDAIANVPEIEDEIELAIREAARDLKSYLNKRRSMQKRRKKQNVLGKILPEMATKVAEVTGRDEPDIDDAIARIMNNVLVERQTKANGDGQAVSVVVENNSSTNESLEITDIVSAEPTSLSDGATVVEMDGEWFVKWEPEVGSDDEAALEYEVPDDATFDLDVKGVESEKLTVKQ; the protein is encoded by the coding sequence ATGACGTCGTTCCAGTCGACACTCGGTGACGAGCCGGGGATCGCCGAGGAGCTGGCCGAGAGCCAGCAGTCGATCTCCATCGCCGAGTTCTTCGAGAAGAACAAGCACATGCTCGGCTTCGACAGCGGCGCTCGAGGCCTCGTCACGGCCGTTAAAGAGGCCGTCGACAACGCCTTAGACGCCGCCGAGGAGGCCGGTATTCTCCCGGATATCTACGTTGAGATTCAGGAAGCCGGCGACTACTACCGCCTGATCGTCGAGGACAACGGGCCCGGGCTCACGAAAGAATCGCTCCCCAAGGTCTTCGGGAAGCTTCTCTACGGTTCTCGCTTTCACGCACGCGAACAGTCCCGTGGCCAGCAGGGGATCGGGATCTCTGCCGCCGTCCTCTATTCACAGCTCACGAGCGGCAAACCCGCCAAGATTACCAGCCGCACCCAGGGATCGGACGAGGCCGAATACTTCGAGCTTATCGTCGATACCGACAACAACGAGCCCGAGATCAGCGTCGAGGAGACGACCACCTGGGATCGGCCCCACGGCACTCGCATCGAACTCGAGATGGAAGCCAACATGCGCGCCCGCGGGCAGCTCCACGACTACATCAAGCATACGGCGGTCGTCAACCCCCACGCCCGCCTCGAGCTGCGCGAACCGCAGGAACATTTCAAGTTCGAGCGCGCGACCGACCAGCTTCCGGCGGAGACCGAGGAGATCCGCCCACACCCACACGGCGTCGAACTCGGCACCGTGATGAAGATGCTGGCGGCGACCGACTCCCAGACAGTTTCGGGGTTCGTCCAAGAGGAGTTCACCCGCGTCGGCAAGAAGACCGCCGACTCGATCATCGACGCGTTCCGGGATCGTTACTACGGCCGCGAGATGCGCTGGCGGCCACCGGCGAGCCACGAGGAGATCGACATCCAGGCTGCAGTCGAGGACGCGACGGCGAATAAAGGGCCCGACGCGACGACCGCCTTCGCCGACGCCATCGCCGACGCGGTCGCAGCCGAGGACCGCATCGCTCACCACGAACTGCTCGTGACCGTCGACTCGGCTGCCGCAGCGGTCGCAGACGACCACGGAACGACGTTCGGCGACACCGTCCGCGAAAACGCCGTCGAGGCCGTCTGGCTCGAGCTCATCGACGCTGCTGAGGCGGACGACGCTTCCCCTTCCGACGGCGACTCGCGGCTGGTCGTCGACCTCCACGACCTCGCGGACGACGCGACGAGCACGCGAAAAGACGACGAGACGATCCACGCCTTCGCAGATCGGCTCGCGGGGAAATTCGAGGATCTCGAGGACGATCGCCACCGACTCACGCGCGCGGCGCTTCGAGAGTTCGTCGACCGGGCCGCGGACCTGACCGAGGAGTACGACGACGTCTCCTTCGGCGAGACGGCCCGCGAGAACGTCGTCGAGGCCGTCTGGGGCGTGATGGCGACGGTCCCCGACGACCCGCCGCTCGTTCGCGAACTGAACGGCGACCGAGACGCGACGAGCGACCTCGTCGACGCGATGCGCGCGACCGACATCATGGCGCCGCCGACGCGGTGTCTCTCGCCGATCTCGGAGGAACTCATCACCGCCGGCCTGGAGAAAGAGTTCGACGCCGATTTCTACGCCTCGGCGACGCGTGACGCGGGCGTCTCCGGCGGCGATCCGTTCATCGTCGAGGCCGGCATCGCCTACGGTGGCGACCTTCCCGCCGAGGGAACCGGCGAAGTCATGCGCTTTGCGAACCGGGTCCCACTGGTCTACCAGCGCGGAGCCTGTGCAACGACGGACGTGGTCAAGTCGATCGGCTGGCGCAACTACGGGCTCGACCAACCCGGCGGCTCCGGCCTGCCAAACGGGCCGGTCGTGATCATGGTCCACGTCGCCTCGACGAACGTGCCCTTCACCAGCGAGTCGAAAGACGCCATCGCCAACGTCCCCGAAATCGAAGACGAGATCGAGCTCGCGATCCGCGAGGCGGCACGCGACCTCAAGAGTTATTTAAACAAGCGCCGGTCGATGCAAAAACGCCGGAAGAAACAGAACGTCCTCGGGAAGATCCTCCCCGAGATGGCCACGAAGGTCGCCGAAGTCACCGGTCGCGATGAACCCGACATCGACGACGCGATCGCCCGCATCATGAACAACGTGCTCGTCGAGCGGCAAACCAAAGCGAACGGCGATGGGCAAGCCGTCTCCGTAGTCGTCGAAAACAACTCGAGCACGAACGAATCGCTCGAGATCACCGACATCGTCTCGGCCGAGCCCACATCCCTCTCCGACGGCGCGACCGTCGTCGAGATGGACGGCGAGTGGTTCGTCAAGTGGGAACCCGAGGTTGGAAGCGACGACGAGGCCGCCCTCGAGTACGAGGTGCCGGACGACGCGACGTTCGATCTGGACGTGAAAGGCGTCGAAAGCGAGAAACTTACCGTGAAACAATGA
- a CDS encoding DNA topoisomerase IV subunit A: MSADNDQQAREQLIDLAAQFYDQFELGEIPHMSVPTRTKNNIEYDEDKDVWVYGDRESTRSANSVRGARKLLKAVYTIEFLADQLEEDRSSTLRELYYLSESWDNEEAQFSDQDESNGLIEDLEIVSGVTREDFHMRPEESGATIMGPLHLREQTRRGEREIHCQKDVGEGGYQIPNNPDTIDFLDCDADFILAVETGGMRDRLVENGFDDEYNALIVHLKGQPARATRRITRRLHDELDLPVTVFTDGDPWSYRIYGSVAYGSIKSAHLSEYLATPAAQFIGIQPADIVEYDLPTDPLSDSDINALESELEDPRFQTDYWEEQIELQLELGKKSEQQALASHGLDFVTETYLPERLGEMGVL; the protein is encoded by the coding sequence ATGAGTGCAGACAACGACCAGCAGGCACGAGAGCAGCTGATCGATCTCGCAGCGCAGTTCTACGACCAGTTCGAACTCGGCGAGATCCCCCACATGTCCGTCCCGACGCGGACGAAGAACAACATCGAGTACGACGAGGACAAAGACGTCTGGGTCTACGGCGACCGCGAGTCGACCCGGTCGGCCAACTCCGTCCGCGGCGCGCGAAAGCTCCTGAAGGCGGTCTACACCATCGAGTTCCTCGCCGACCAGCTCGAGGAGGATCGCTCCTCGACCCTGCGTGAACTCTACTACCTCTCGGAGAGCTGGGACAACGAGGAGGCCCAGTTCTCGGATCAGGACGAATCGAACGGCCTCATCGAGGACTTGGAGATCGTCTCGGGAGTCACGCGCGAGGACTTCCACATGCGCCCCGAGGAGTCGGGCGCGACGATCATGGGGCCGCTGCACCTCCGCGAGCAGACCCGTCGCGGCGAACGCGAGATCCACTGTCAGAAAGACGTCGGTGAAGGTGGCTACCAGATCCCGAACAATCCGGATACGATCGACTTCCTCGACTGTGACGCCGACTTCATCCTCGCGGTCGAGACCGGTGGGATGCGCGACCGGCTCGTCGAGAACGGCTTCGACGACGAGTACAACGCCCTGATCGTCCACCTCAAGGGCCAGCCCGCGCGGGCGACCCGCCGGATCACCAGACGGCTCCACGACGAACTCGACCTGCCCGTCACCGTCTTTACTGACGGTGACCCGTGGTCGTACCGCATCTACGGCTCGGTCGCCTACGGCTCGATCAAGTCCGCTCACCTCTCGGAGTACCTTGCGACCCCCGCCGCACAGTTCATCGGCATCCAGCCCGCCGACATCGTCGAGTACGACCTGCCGACCGACCCGCTCTCGGATTCTGACATCAACGCCCTGGAGAGCGAACTCGAGGATCCGCGCTTCCAGACCGACTACTGGGAGGAACAGATCGAACTGCAACTCGAGCTCGGGAAGAAGTCCGAACAGCAGGCACTGGCGTCACACGGGCTTGATTTCGTGACGGAGACGTATCTCCCCGAGCGGCTCGGTGAGATGGGCGTCCTGTAG
- a CDS encoding MBL fold metallo-hydrolase, with protein sequence MTVRFDAVTVDWFGLATVRIEGQTGAVVYIDPGPKEYGALDGLEPRDGDLILVSHDHHYDPDSIRRVAREDALVVVHESIDASEIDRVEEGPDDLPFDVERVGTDESFVLGPLDLFTTPAYNDPDGPHTDDDGRPYHPEGEGCGFGVTVDGVTAFWPGDTDVLPVHEDVPVDCFLPPIGGTFTMDRHEAAALAARIEPDLVLPVHYGTFAAIETDADAFVVDVARRGVPVVLDE encoded by the coding sequence ATGACCGTCCGCTTCGACGCCGTGACCGTCGACTGGTTCGGCCTCGCGACCGTCCGGATCGAAGGTCAGACCGGTGCCGTCGTCTACATCGATCCCGGACCCAAGGAGTACGGCGCCTTAGACGGGCTCGAACCCCGTGACGGAGATCTGATCCTTGTCAGCCACGACCACCACTACGATCCTGACTCGATCCGACGGGTCGCCCGCGAGGACGCGCTGGTCGTCGTTCACGAGTCGATCGACGCGAGCGAGATCGACCGCGTCGAGGAAGGTCCCGACGACCTGCCGTTCGACGTGGAACGCGTCGGCACGGACGAATCGTTCGTCCTCGGGCCGCTCGATCTGTTCACGACGCCCGCGTACAACGATCCGGATGGACCACACACTGACGACGACGGTCGACCCTACCATCCCGAGGGAGAGGGCTGTGGTTTCGGCGTCACCGTCGACGGCGTCACGGCGTTCTGGCCCGGCGATACCGACGTGCTGCCTGTCCACGAGGACGTTCCGGTCGATTGCTTCCTCCCACCGATCGGTGGTACGTTCACGATGGATCGCCACGAGGCGGCAGCGTTGGCTGCCCGAATCGAGCCGGATCTCGTGCTCCCAGTGCACTACGGTACGTTCGCGGCGATCGAAACCGACGCAGACGCGTTCGTGGTCGACGTCGCACGCCGGGGCGTACCGGTCGTCCTCGACGAGTAA
- a CDS encoding fumarylacetoacetate hydrolase family protein translates to MKYVRFRDPAGAVRRGEYENGTVHFANESYDLESDEIDVLPPSEPSKIVCIGKNYADHAAELDSEVPDRPMLFLKPPNALAAHGDTVTLPAGKDRIDHEAELGIVIGEQCRHVPEADAMDVVAGFTCVNDLSNRDDQRQEQNWIRGKAFDGAAPMGPVLATPDEVPADAAVRTRVNGETKQDGSRENLIFPIPELIAEITTYLTLEPGDVIATGTPEGVGPLADGDEIEIEVEGVGTLEHTVRIP, encoded by the coding sequence ATGAAATACGTTCGCTTTCGCGATCCAGCCGGCGCAGTCCGCCGTGGCGAGTACGAGAACGGAACCGTGCACTTCGCGAACGAGAGCTACGACCTCGAGAGCGACGAGATCGACGTCCTCCCGCCGTCGGAGCCCTCGAAGATCGTCTGCATCGGAAAAAACTACGCCGACCACGCCGCCGAACTCGACTCGGAGGTCCCCGATCGGCCGATGCTCTTTCTGAAGCCGCCGAACGCGCTCGCGGCCCACGGCGACACCGTCACCCTGCCCGCGGGGAAAGACCGCATCGACCACGAGGCCGAACTCGGCATCGTCATCGGCGAGCAATGTCGTCACGTCCCCGAAGCCGATGCGATGGACGTCGTCGCGGGCTTTACCTGCGTCAACGACCTCTCGAATCGCGACGACCAGCGCCAGGAACAGAACTGGATCCGCGGCAAGGCCTTCGACGGTGCCGCACCGATGGGGCCGGTTCTCGCGACCCCTGACGAAGTCCCCGCCGACGCCGCCGTCCGAACCCGTGTCAACGGCGAAACGAAACAGGACGGCTCCCGTGAGAACCTCATCTTTCCCATTCCGGAGCTGATCGCCGAGATCACGACCTATCTCACCTTAGAGCCTGGCGACGTGATCGCGACCGGCACGCCCGAAGGCGTCGGGCCGCTCGCCGACGGCGACGAGATCGAGATCGAAGTCGAGGGCGTGGGCACCCTCGAGCACACGGTTCGAATCCCTTGA
- the lrp gene encoding HTH-type transcriptional regulator Lrp — MTYENLDADLVNELLGNGRASLRSLAETLDVSVTTVSNHLSDLEEEGVIEGYTPVVDYDAVGYDVTAVMQLKAEGSALPEITQTLKDHRQMISVYEVTGNYDVIAIGKFKDTDDMNEEIKSLITDPDIKQSNTSIVLNTVCENEQFELETE; from the coding sequence ATGACGTATGAGAATTTGGACGCAGACCTGGTAAACGAACTTCTCGGCAACGGTCGGGCCAGTCTCCGGAGTCTGGCCGAAACACTCGACGTTTCGGTCACGACAGTCTCGAATCACCTCTCAGATCTCGAGGAGGAGGGCGTGATCGAAGGCTACACGCCGGTCGTCGACTACGACGCAGTCGGCTACGACGTCACGGCGGTCATGCAACTGAAAGCCGAGGGGAGCGCGCTGCCCGAAATCACACAGACGCTCAAAGACCATCGGCAGATGATCTCCGTCTACGAAGTCACAGGGAACTACGACGTCATCGCGATCGGGAAGTTCAAAGATACGGATGACATGAACGAAGAGATCAAGTCACTGATTACCGATCCCGACATCAAGCAGTCGAACACGAGCATCGTGCTCAACACCGTCTGCGAGAACGAACAGTTCGAACTCGAGACGGAGTAA
- a CDS encoding HalOD1 output domain-containing protein — MEQTIAVDTDEVYERVVTGVAALEGTEPVELPPLFEAIDPDALAAAFATTESGIRRSGTVEFTYADHQIRVSFEEAGNTVVTID; from the coding sequence ATGGAGCAGACAATTGCGGTCGACACTGACGAGGTGTACGAACGAGTCGTTACTGGTGTCGCGGCACTCGAGGGAACCGAGCCGGTCGAGCTACCGCCGTTGTTCGAGGCGATCGATCCCGACGCACTCGCGGCAGCTTTTGCAACGACTGAGTCTGGGATACGCCGCTCTGGCACGGTTGAATTTACGTACGCAGACCATCAGATTCGCGTCTCGTTTGAGGAAGCCGGAAACACCGTCGTGACGATCGATTGA
- a CDS encoding MOSC domain-containing protein: MARLDRLRAYPVKGLDGIDLERAAVLEGGTIEHDREFALFDADGEVINGKRTVRVHDLDTGFDPETTELTVATPDGEHRQFDLESDPVTAAAWFSEYFGVELSLERDRTLGFVDRRELGSSVVSTATLRVVADWFEETTVDDVRRRLRTNIEIGGVEPFWEDRFVGADAPAFEIDGVRFEGVKPCARCIVPQRDPDTGEETPDFRGRFVRHREATFPDWADADAFDHYYSLTILTRVPDRDRGETLCVDDPVEVVTN, from the coding sequence ATGGCACGACTCGATCGGCTCAGGGCGTATCCGGTGAAGGGACTCGACGGCATCGATCTCGAGCGGGCGGCTGTCCTCGAGGGTGGAACCATCGAACACGACCGGGAGTTTGCCCTGTTCGACGCTGACGGGGAGGTGATCAACGGGAAACGAACCGTCCGCGTCCACGACCTCGACACCGGGTTCGATCCAGAGACGACCGAACTCACGGTCGCGACGCCCGACGGTGAGCACCGACAGTTCGACCTCGAGAGCGATCCGGTGACCGCTGCGGCCTGGTTCAGCGAGTATTTCGGCGTGGAGCTTTCGCTCGAGCGGGATCGAACGCTGGGGTTCGTCGACCGGCGCGAGCTGGGGTCGTCGGTGGTCAGCACGGCGACGCTTCGTGTCGTCGCCGACTGGTTCGAGGAGACGACGGTCGACGACGTGCGCCGGCGTCTTCGGACGAACATCGAAATCGGTGGCGTCGAGCCGTTCTGGGAGGATCGATTCGTCGGTGCGGACGCGCCAGCGTTCGAGATCGACGGCGTCCGGTTCGAGGGTGTCAAGCCTTGTGCCCGGTGTATCGTCCCTCAGCGCGATCCCGATACCGGCGAGGAGACTCCGGACTTTCGGGGCCGATTCGTTCGCCATCGCGAAGCGACGTTTCCCGACTGGGCGGATGCCGACGCGTTCGATCACTACTATTCACTGACGATCCTCACGCGCGTTCCCGACCGTGACCGCGGCGAGACGCTCTGCGTGGACGATCCGGTCGAAGTCGTGACGAACTGA